A DNA window from Comamonas fluminis contains the following coding sequences:
- a CDS encoding enoyl-CoA hydratase, producing MEHAASSEFVTREDKAVYETDEPVLYSVDNGIATVTMNRPTFNNVQNSQMTYALDAAFRKATDDDSVKVIVLRGAGKHFSAGHDIGTPGRDINKTFDRAHLWWDHTNKPGGEQLFAREQEVYLGMCRRWRDIPKPLIAMVQGACVAGGLMLAWVCDLIVASDDAFFQDPVVRMGIPGVEYFAHAHELHPRIAKEFLLLGDRMGADRAYQMGMVNRVVPRAELEEQVYAMAQRMAAQPRLGLALTKMVVNKAEELQGLRSTMDMAFGYHHFAHAHSQAMGMGQLGGQDAKSMVKANKEESKA from the coding sequence ATGGAACATGCAGCTTCCAGCGAATTTGTGACACGCGAAGACAAGGCCGTCTATGAAACTGACGAGCCGGTGCTGTACAGCGTGGACAACGGCATTGCCACGGTCACCATGAACAGACCCACGTTCAACAACGTGCAGAACTCTCAGATGACCTATGCGCTGGATGCTGCATTCCGCAAGGCCACTGATGACGACAGCGTCAAGGTGATCGTGCTGCGTGGTGCAGGCAAGCACTTCAGTGCTGGCCACGATATTGGCACACCAGGCCGTGACATCAACAAGACGTTTGACCGTGCACACCTGTGGTGGGATCACACCAATAAGCCCGGGGGCGAGCAACTGTTCGCCCGCGAGCAGGAAGTCTATCTGGGCATGTGCCGCCGCTGGCGCGACATTCCCAAGCCGCTGATCGCCATGGTGCAGGGCGCCTGCGTGGCTGGCGGCCTGATGCTGGCCTGGGTCTGTGACCTGATCGTGGCCAGCGATGACGCCTTCTTCCAGGACCCCGTGGTTCGCATGGGCATCCCGGGCGTGGAGTATTTCGCTCACGCGCACGAACTGCACCCACGTATCGCCAAGGAGTTTCTGCTGCTGGGCGACCGCATGGGAGCTGATCGTGCCTACCAGATGGGCATGGTCAACCGTGTGGTGCCACGCGCCGAGCTGGAGGAGCAGGTCTATGCCATGGCTCAGCGCATGGCGGCCCAGCCCCGCTTGGGCTTGGCACTGACCAAGATGGTCGTCAACAAGGCTGAAGAGCTGCAGGGCCTGCGTTCCACCATGGACATGGCCTTTGGCTATCACCACTTTGCCCACGCACACAGCCAGGCCATGGGCATGGGCCAACTGGGCGGCCAGGACGCGAAATCCATGGTCAAGGCAAATAAAGAAGAGTCCAAGGCATGA